GCGAGGCGACCGTGCGGACCCCGACCGAGTACGAGGCGCGGTTCGACACCGACGGCCCGCTCATCGAGATGCACGAGGTGCGGGAGGCAATCGAGGCCGGCGCGACGCTCGTGGACACGCGCGAACAGGACGAGTACGACGAGGGCCACATCGAGGGAGCCGTCCGGCTGAACTGGCGGGCGTTCGTCGACGACGAGACCCGGGGACTCAAGCCCGAGTCGGAGCTGCGGGAGATTCTGTCCGACCGCGGCGTCGACCCCGAGGACCACGTCGTACTCTACTGTAACACCGCGCGCCGGGTCAGCCACACCTACACCGTGTTGCGCCAGCTCGGCTACGACCACCTCTCCTTCTACGAAGGGTCGCTCGCGGAGTGGGAACGGGAGGGCGGCGAGCTAATCAGAACGTAGACTGGTAGCTGTCCTCGTGGATGGACGCGAGCGCGACGGCCTCGACGACCAGCGCGACGATGAGCGGCCCGGCGATGAAGCCGATGACGCCGAGCGAGAGAATCCCGCCGACGAAGCCGACGAAATAGAGCGTCACGGGGAGGTCCGCGGCGTAGCTGGCGAGTCGCGGCCTGATTATCATGTCCGGGACCAAGCCGACGAGGACGCCGCCGACGACGGCGACCAGTATCGCCCGCTCGATGTTCCCCGCGAGGATGTCGGCGACCGCGAGCACGCCGAGCAAGACCCCCGGCCCGAGGATGGGGATGAACTGGAGGCCGCCGGCGATGAGCGCGAGCGTGAACGGCGCGGGGTAATCGAGCGGCACGAACGTGACCAGCGCGACGACGAAGGTGCCGGCCGCGGTGGCCGCCTGCAGGATGTAGATGCCGTACAGCGTGTCCCGCGTGCGAAGGTGGAACCGCTCGACGATGCCGTGGTACCGGCGCGGAACCACGGTGAATATCGCCTGTGAGACCGCGGCCGGCCGGAGCAACAGCCCGTAGACGATGAGGCTGAACAGGAGGAGCTTCAGCCCGAGCACGGGCGCGGCGCTGGCGGCGTTGACGGCCACGTCGCGGACGATACCGGCGAGTGGCTCGACCAGGCCGGCACGCTCTAAGGTGTAGCTGAAGCCGCCGAACTCGAAGGTGAACTCGGCGGGAAACTCGGTGATGAGGTCGATGACGGCCTCGCGCCGGCGGTACAGCGAAAAGCCCGCGAGCGCGAGCGCGGTGAGGACGATACCGAAGGCACCGACCGCGAGCGTCGCGGCCGCCCACCGCCGCGACAGCCCGCGCCGGCGGAGATACTCCCGCATCGGGTGTAACACGTACGCGACCGTAACCGCGAAAAACGCCGTCGTGATGACGGCCCGCAGGAGAAACCCCGCGAGCACGAGCAGTCCGACGAGGATGCCAGCGAGCACGTAACGGTTGTTCCGGCGGGGCACGGCTGTGACTCGCCGCCACGCACGGTAACCTTTTCCCCGACACCGAGCCGCGCCGCTTAAGACCACGGGGTGAAACCACCCAGTAATGACAGACGAACGCGTGAGCCGACGGGCGTATCTGGCGACTGCCGGCACGGGAATCGCGATGTTGGCCGGCTGTTCCAGCGGCGGGGGCGACCCCGGGACCGAGGGGGAGACGGCGACCGACACGCCGGTCACGACGGGAACGCCGACGGCGACGCCGGAGTCGCTGTCGGGGACGCTGACGGTCGCGACCTACTCCTCGTGGGTGGAAGACGAGGGCGCGGCCGGCCCGTGGCTGAAACAGACGTTCGAGGAGCGATACCCCGACGTGACGGTCGAGTACGTCACGCCGGACGGCGAGGTGAGCCACTACGTCCAGCGGAAACAGCAGGGTGCGCCGATCGACGCCGATATGTACGTCGGCCTGAACGTGGACCAGCTGATTACGGCAGACAGCAACCTCGACACCGACCTGTTCGACACGCCGCAGCTGTCGAACGGGCGCAAGGTCAAGGACGGGCTCCGATTCGACCCGCAGGGTCGGGCGATTCCGTACGACACGGGGTACATTTCCGTCGTGTTCGACGAGTCAGAGGTGCCCCGACCCGAGACGTTCACCGACCTGACGGAGCCGGAGTGGGAAGACGGCCTGCTCGCACAGAATGCCCAGACGGCCGCGACGGGCCGGGCGTTCCTGCTGTGGACCATCAAGGAGTTCGGCACCGACGGCTATCTGGACTACTGGCGCGACCTGCAGGCGAACGGCGTCACCATCCTCGATAGCTGGACCGAGTCGTACAGCAACGCCTACATGAACGGCGAGCGGCCGATGGTCGTCTCCTACTCGACGGACCAGGTGTTCGCCAACCGCTACGACTACGACATGACGCGCCACCAGGTCGCGGCGCTCAACGGGCAGGGGTACGCCAACCCCGAGGGGATGGCCCGCTTCGCCGACAGCGACAGCCCGGACCTCGCGGCCGTGTTCATGGACTTCATGCTGACGGCCGAAGCGCAGGGTGAAATCGCCGTCCGCAACGTCCAGTTCCCGGCGATTCCCGAGTCGGAGGCCGCCCTCACCGAGGAGTTCCAGACGTACGCGAAGGTGCCCGACCAGCCGGTGACGTTCACCTACGACGAACTCCAGGGGAACGTCGAGGGGTGGGTCGAAGACTGGGCGCGAGAGATTGCCCAGTAAGCGGGTCGCCGCCCCGCTCGCCGGCGTCGCGACGGCCGCGCTGTTGGTCGTGATGTTCTACTACCCCGTCGGGACGGTGCTCGCGGAGGCGGTCACCGACGGCGGCGTCACGCTCGCGCCGATTCGGGACGTGCTCGCCGACGAGTTCTACACCGGGGCGCTGGCCGACGCAATTCGGTCGCCGGGGTCGATACCCGCGGGCCTCGCGGGCTGGCTCCTCGCCAGCGCAAGCGACATCGCGAACGCGCTCGCCGTGCTCGTAAACGCGCTCGTCTCGCCGTTCGACGGGGGGCTGGAAAGCTGGCCCGGAGCGGTCCTCGGCGGCATCGGCGGCGTGCTCGGCGCACTCGCCGGGGTCGTCCCTGGGTTCGGGCTGTTCGGGTTCACGGCGTGGCAGGCGCTGTGCTCGACGGTCGCGAGTCTCGCGCTCGGGCTGCCGGGGGCGTACGTGCTCGCGCGCTTCGAGTTCCCCGGCCGGCGGACGCTGGAGTCGCTGACGGCCGTCCCGTTCGTGCTCCCCTCCATCATGGTCGCGGTCGGCTTCGTCGCGGCCTTCGGCGTCAACGGCCCGCTCAACCGCACGCTCGCCGCGCTCGGGTTGCCGACCGTCGAGCTGTTGTTCTCGCTCGAAATCATCATCATCGCCCACGCCTTCTACAACGCGCCGCTGGTGACCCGTATCGTCGCGGCCGCGTGGGAGAGCGTCGACGCACGGGCCGTCGAGACCGCGCGGTCGCTGGGTGCCTCGCCGACCCGGGCGTTTCGCGACGTGGTCGTCCCGCAACTGCTACCGGCGGTGGCGACCGGCGCGCTGCTCACCTTCATCTTCACGTTCATGTCCTTCCCCATCGTGCTCGCGCTCGGCGGCTTGGAGTACGCGACCGTCGAGGTGTGGCTCTACAACCGGGTCGGCCAGCTCGACATTCAGGAGGCCGCCGTGCTCGCGGTGCTCGAAACCGTCATCTCGCTCGGGCTCACCTACGCGTATCTCCGGTACGAGGCCGCGACGAGTCGCGGCGACCGCGTCGGGTCGCCGCTGGACCGCGACCCGCTCTTCCGACTCGACGCGAAGCGGGTCGCGCTCGCCGGCTACGGCGTCGTCGTTGCCGTCGTCTTCCTCCTTCCGATCGTGAGCATGCTCGCCGCGAGCGTCACCAGCCCCGACGGACTAACCCTGCGCTACTACCGGTTCCTGCTCGAACGGGGCGCGGAGGCGACGAGCGCGCAGGTGAGTCCCACCCTCGCGGTGCGCAACAGCCTCCTGTTCGGGGCCGGCACCCTGCTCGTCGCGGTCCCGATGGGCGTGCTGTTGGCGCTGGCCTCGACGCGGGAGGGTCGACTCGCCCGCGCGGTGGGGGTGCTCTCGATGGCCCCCTTCGCCGTCTCCGGGGTCGTCGTCGGACTGGGCCTGCTCCAGACGCTCGTCTTCGGGACGACCGTGTTGGGCCGCCGCATCGTCGTCGGGGGACCGCTCGCCATCGTCGCGGCCCACGCCGTCGGGGCGTACCCGTTCGTCGTCAGAAACGTCGCTCCCCTACTGGCGGGGTTGGACCGTCGGCTCGTGGAGTCGGCCCGCGCGCTCGGCGCGACGCGAAATCGCGCGCTGCTCGACATCGAACTCCCGCTTGTTGCACCGGGTATCGCAGCGGGCGCGGCGTTCGCGTTCGCCATCTCGATTGGCGAGTTCGACTCGACCGTGCTGCTGGCGTCGGCAAGCGGGTCGGACACGAGCCTCTACACCATGCCCGTCGCCGTCGAGCGGTTCCTCGGCAAGCAGACGCTCGGTCGCCCGACCGCGATGGGGTCGGTGTTGCTCGCGGTGACGGCCGGTGCCTTCATCGTCATCGACCGCGTCGGAGGCCGATACCGTGAGTAGTCTCTCGCTTTCGGGGGTCTCGAAGCGCTACGGCGACGCCGTCGCCCTCTCGGACGTGAGTCTGACAGTCGAGGACGGCGAGTTCTTCACGCTCGTCG
This portion of the Halosegnis longus genome encodes:
- a CDS encoding AI-2E family transporter, with protein sequence MPRRNNRYVLAGILVGLLVLAGFLLRAVITTAFFAVTVAYVLHPMREYLRRRGLSRRWAAATLAVGAFGIVLTALALAGFSLYRRREAVIDLITEFPAEFTFEFGGFSYTLERAGLVEPLAGIVRDVAVNAASAAPVLGLKLLLFSLIVYGLLLRPAAVSQAIFTVVPRRYHGIVERFHLRTRDTLYGIYILQAATAAGTFVVALVTFVPLDYPAPFTLALIAGGLQFIPILGPGVLLGVLAVADILAGNIERAILVAVVGGVLVGLVPDMIIRPRLASYAADLPVTLYFVGFVGGILSLGVIGFIAGPLIVALVVEAVALASIHEDSYQSTF
- a CDS encoding sulfurtransferase; amino-acid sequence: MDTVVSPAWLADDDGAVVVDVRDAWEFDGIGHVPGAVNIPFDSFRGDDGEAGKLPGAAVFAALVEEAGIDNEDTIVAYDDHHGVFAARFLVTAELYGHDPDKLALLDGDFTAWQREYETTSEATVRTPTEYEARFDTDGPLIEMHEVREAIEAGATLVDTREQDEYDEGHIEGAVRLNWRAFVDDETRGLKPESELREILSDRGVDPEDHVVLYCNTARRVSHTYTVLRQLGYDHLSFYEGSLAEWEREGGELIRT
- a CDS encoding thiamine ABC transporter substrate-binding protein — encoded protein: MTDERVSRRAYLATAGTGIAMLAGCSSGGGDPGTEGETATDTPVTTGTPTATPESLSGTLTVATYSSWVEDEGAAGPWLKQTFEERYPDVTVEYVTPDGEVSHYVQRKQQGAPIDADMYVGLNVDQLITADSNLDTDLFDTPQLSNGRKVKDGLRFDPQGRAIPYDTGYISVVFDESEVPRPETFTDLTEPEWEDGLLAQNAQTAATGRAFLLWTIKEFGTDGYLDYWRDLQANGVTILDSWTESYSNAYMNGERPMVVSYSTDQVFANRYDYDMTRHQVAALNGQGYANPEGMARFADSDSPDLAAVFMDFMLTAEAQGEIAVRNVQFPAIPESEAALTEEFQTYAKVPDQPVTFTYDELQGNVEGWVEDWAREIAQ
- a CDS encoding ABC transporter permease produces the protein MFYYPVGTVLAEAVTDGGVTLAPIRDVLADEFYTGALADAIRSPGSIPAGLAGWLLASASDIANALAVLVNALVSPFDGGLESWPGAVLGGIGGVLGALAGVVPGFGLFGFTAWQALCSTVASLALGLPGAYVLARFEFPGRRTLESLTAVPFVLPSIMVAVGFVAAFGVNGPLNRTLAALGLPTVELLFSLEIIIIAHAFYNAPLVTRIVAAAWESVDARAVETARSLGASPTRAFRDVVVPQLLPAVATGALLTFIFTFMSFPIVLALGGLEYATVEVWLYNRVGQLDIQEAAVLAVLETVISLGLTYAYLRYEAATSRGDRVGSPLDRDPLFRLDAKRVALAGYGVVVAVVFLLPIVSMLAASVTSPDGLTLRYYRFLLERGAEATSAQVSPTLAVRNSLLFGAGTLLVAVPMGVLLALASTREGRLARAVGVLSMAPFAVSGVVVGLGLLQTLVFGTTVLGRRIVVGGPLAIVAAHAVGAYPFVVRNVAPLLAGLDRRLVESARALGATRNRALLDIELPLVAPGIAAGAAFAFAISIGEFDSTVLLASASGSDTSLYTMPVAVERFLGKQTLGRPTAMGSVLLAVTAGAFIVIDRVGGRYRE